A region of Chloracidobacterium sp. DNA encodes the following proteins:
- a CDS encoding flippase-like domain-containing protein, with product MRKHLKFIVLFLVMVVILYFFGRNLDWAEVRSGLAKADKFYLALAFIGICFGYFIRAVRWQVLLKPISDSRLHDLFATTTVGFAAILIVGRAGEIVRPMWLPMRDRRIRPSSAFVTIVLERILDLASVMAFFSISLIWFRIPPEHADQFAYIKSAGNVLSGLILAGIIGLVVYHRFSIPIISFFERLIDQKFIPGRLQYLILSILKKLASSLDILKSPLGVFLSVFWTAVLWISIAIPTWLILLAFGLTSGGGMPMTFLDSTFVMAVATLAALTPTPAGGAGAFHWATAFSLILLGVDKDQAAAVSIMMHLIYFAPALVFGLYYLFHGDISVERFRSLLSSENAEREIETDSPDFQPES from the coding sequence TTGCGTAAACATCTAAAATTCATCGTCCTTTTTCTGGTCATGGTTGTCATCCTGTATTTTTTCGGGAGGAACCTGGATTGGGCAGAGGTGCGCTCCGGTTTGGCAAAGGCTGATAAGTTCTATTTGGCTTTGGCATTTATCGGGATCTGTTTCGGCTATTTTATCCGTGCAGTGCGTTGGCAAGTGCTGCTCAAGCCGATCTCGGATTCGCGTCTTCATGATCTTTTTGCGACGACTACAGTTGGTTTTGCGGCAATTCTAATCGTTGGCCGCGCTGGTGAGATTGTTCGCCCGATGTGGCTCCCGATGCGTGATCGCCGCATACGTCCGAGCTCTGCGTTCGTGACCATAGTACTTGAGCGAATCCTCGACCTTGCGTCGGTGATGGCGTTCTTTTCGATCAGTCTTATTTGGTTTCGAATCCCGCCGGAACATGCCGATCAATTTGCCTATATTAAATCTGCCGGAAATGTTCTGAGCGGGCTGATTCTGGCCGGCATAATCGGACTTGTCGTTTACCATCGATTTTCAATACCGATCATTTCGTTCTTCGAGCGTCTGATCGACCAAAAATTTATTCCGGGGCGGCTGCAATACCTGATTCTAAGCATTTTGAAAAAGCTCGCGTCGTCGCTCGACATCCTCAAAAGCCCGTTGGGCGTGTTTCTGTCAGTTTTTTGGACGGCAGTTTTGTGGATCTCGATCGCGATACCGACATGGTTGATCTTGCTGGCTTTTGGCCTAACATCGGGTGGCGGTATGCCGATGACGTTCCTCGACTCGACTTTTGTAATGGCTGTGGCAACACTTGCCGCCCTTACACCGACGCCTGCAGGCGGAGCAGGAGCGTTTCATTGGGCAACTGCATTCAGCCTTATTCTTCTCGGTGTCGATAAAGATCAGGCGGCAGCAGTCTCGATAATGATGCACCTTATCTACTTCGCACCGGCGCTGGTGTTCGGGTTATACTATTTGTTCCACGGTGACATTAGTGTCGAACGTTTTCGTAGCCTGCTCTCAAGCGAGAACGCCGAACGTGAGATCGAGACAGATTCGCCGGATTTTCAACCAGAAAGCTAA
- the nrdR gene encoding transcriptional repressor NrdR — protein MRCPFCSHIEDKVVDSRESKDGDSIRRRRECLDCGRRFTSYERIDEIPYMVVKKDGKRESWDRNKVLAGLFRASEKRPISTPQLEAIVDEVEKNVQDSLDRELSTNDIGKIIMRRLKALDKVAYVRFASVYLQFEDVSEFMSEVKDLVRSKTRKTKKTKK, from the coding sequence ATGCGTTGTCCTTTTTGTTCACATATAGAAGATAAAGTCGTAGATTCGAGGGAATCTAAGGACGGCGATTCGATTCGCCGCCGCCGCGAATGCTTGGACTGCGGCCGCCGCTTCACGTCCTACGAACGCATTGACGAGATACCCTACATGGTCGTCAAAAAAGACGGCAAACGCGAGAGTTGGGACCGAAATAAGGTGCTCGCCGGGCTATTTCGTGCGTCGGAAAAACGTCCGATCTCGACACCTCAATTAGAAGCGATCGTCGATGAGGTCGAAAAAAATGTACAGGATTCGCTCGACCGCGAACTTTCGACCAATGACATCGGCAAGATCATCATGCGGCGGCTAAAAGCTCTCGATAAGGTCGCATATGTTCGTTTCGCATCTGTCTATCTTCAATTTGAAGACGTGTCCGAATTTATGTCCGAAGTAAAAGACCTCGTCCGTTCAAAAACAAGAAAAACCAAGAAAACAAAAAAGTAG
- a CDS encoding transglycosylase SLT domain-containing protein, which produces MKKSNFRFFSIIAVLFFAFGSSSNAQNTPEIEKAKEAVNTVLRESGVAFKEGLLAYEDSRMSDSGEKFNRSVEVFLNSTLNIQREQNLQSCYDQLIETVYLLEFPDRGHLPRIKDLSATCKWTAIDSGLADRISSRIKTATPKSAGLPSDTTVAVNAASQANLANSGFNTQKFEASPLDELSQLKLTADEQQIDDNPVAQQQYQYIQYAVANKSLGFAFQVHPMIQQYINYYRGRGRTTMEVGLYRSGMFMLMARRIFKEEGIPENVAWLGQVESAWKPGAMSHMAASGLWQFIPGTGARYGLRRTAHVDERNSFDEATRASARYLKFLYNRYGNWELAIAGYNCGEGNVDKAIRRAGVTNFWAAYPYLPQETRNYVPNILATILIANNPNQYGFGHIRPAAPLRYDRIRIPASTNLSIVAQASDTTVQYLRYLNPHLRSNSTPPEPYVINVPAGRANQVVALFRRIPASQVNNTNLANSSSGETWQNISNRTGVTVSELMAANPGMSVPYGKVFVPVRGNNLQATSYSRPTNRPTSLAPSNVTIVKAKKGETVLKIAERYKVNATELAKYNGVLANTVLPAGREIRIPAK; this is translated from the coding sequence ATGAAAAAAAGCAATTTTAGATTTTTTAGTATTATAGCGGTATTATTTTTTGCGTTTGGTTCGAGTTCGAACGCGCAGAATACTCCTGAGATAGAAAAGGCAAAGGAAGCGGTCAATACCGTCCTTCGTGAGTCAGGAGTGGCTTTTAAGGAAGGCCTGCTTGCCTATGAGGACAGTCGAATGTCCGATTCCGGCGAGAAATTTAACAGATCAGTAGAAGTTTTCCTCAATTCTACGCTGAATATCCAGCGTGAGCAGAACCTTCAATCGTGTTACGACCAGCTTATCGAGACGGTATATCTCCTCGAGTTTCCCGATAGAGGCCATTTGCCGAGGATCAAGGACCTTTCGGCGACCTGCAAATGGACCGCGATCGATAGCGGTTTGGCGGATAGGATCAGCAGCCGAATTAAGACCGCAACACCAAAGTCTGCGGGGTTGCCTTCCGATACAACCGTTGCTGTGAATGCCGCAAGCCAAGCAAATCTTGCTAATAGCGGATTTAACACTCAAAAGTTTGAAGCTTCGCCGCTCGACGAGCTTTCGCAGCTTAAATTGACAGCGGACGAGCAGCAGATCGACGACAATCCTGTCGCCCAGCAGCAGTATCAGTACATCCAGTATGCGGTCGCCAATAAATCACTCGGGTTTGCCTTTCAGGTCCATCCGATGATCCAGCAGTACATAAATTACTATCGCGGACGCGGGCGTACGACGATGGAAGTCGGGCTTTACCGCTCGGGAATGTTCATGCTCATGGCCCGCCGCATCTTTAAGGAAGAGGGAATTCCTGAGAATGTCGCGTGGCTCGGACAGGTCGAAAGTGCTTGGAAGCCCGGAGCAATGTCTCACATGGCGGCGTCGGGCTTGTGGCAGTTTATCCCAGGAACCGGTGCGAGATACGGACTGCGTAGAACCGCTCATGTCGATGAGCGAAACAGCTTTGACGAGGCGACGCGAGCATCTGCACGATATTTGAAGTTTCTCTACAACCGCTACGGCAACTGGGAACTCGCAATTGCCGGTTACAACTGCGGCGAGGGCAACGTTGACAAGGCGATCCGCCGTGCAGGCGTCACAAATTTCTGGGCGGCCTATCCATATCTTCCTCAGGAAACGCGTAACTACGTTCCAAACATTCTGGCTACGATCTTGATCGCAAATAACCCGAACCAATATGGTTTTGGCCATATTCGTCCAGCGGCTCCGCTGCGTTATGACCGCATCAGGATCCCGGCTTCGACGAATTTGAGCATTGTTGCACAGGCTTCGGACACGACCGTTCAGTATTTGCGTTACCTTAATCCGCACCTTCGCAGCAATTCGACGCCGCCTGAGCCTTACGTCATCAACGTTCCGGCTGGCCGCGCAAATCAGGTTGTCGCTCTTTTCCGACGCATACCGGCTTCGCAGGTAAACAACACGAACCTTGCAAATTCTTCGTCGGGCGAAACCTGGCAGAATATCTCGAACCGGACCGGCGTCACAGTCTCCGAACTGATGGCGGCAAACCCCGGAATGTCAGTGCCTTACGGCAAAGTATTTGTTCCTGTAAGAGGCAACAATCTACAGGCGACATCGTATTCTCGGCCTACAAATAGGCCGACGTCGCTCGCTCCAAGCAACGTAACGATCGTCAAGGCTAAGAAAGGCGAAACGGTTTTGAAGATCGCCGAGCGATACAAGGTCAATGCGACCGAACTGGCAAAATACAACGGCGTGCTAGCGAACACAGTTCTGCCCGCCGGACGCGAGATCAGAATCCCTGCGAAATAA
- a CDS encoding YtxH domain-containing protein: MTENNKCEHGFANGVTYLLIGGTIGAVLGLLFAPKSGLKLRGDIADVSRKGYDATLEKADELKRRSTDAVQTVKDKAEAVYDFASGKLASGKDVVTDAISEAAGSVMDGLEGLQSESNSHSKQAKNGQKASNIV, from the coding sequence ATGACAGAAAATAATAAATGTGAACACGGTTTCGCTAATGGCGTGACCTATTTGTTGATCGGCGGAACCATAGGTGCGGTCCTGGGGCTTCTTTTTGCTCCTAAATCAGGACTCAAATTACGCGGCGATATCGCTGATGTTTCGCGAAAAGGATACGACGCGACGCTTGAAAAAGCGGACGAATTGAAACGTCGGTCAACGGACGCTGTGCAGACTGTAAAGGACAAAGCGGAAGCCGTCTATGATTTCGCGTCCGGCAAACTTGCTTCGGGCAAAGATGTTGTCACTGATGCTATTTCCGAAGCCGCCGGATCGGTAATGGACGGGCTCGAAGGATTACAAAGTGAGTCTAATTCTCATTCAAAACAGGCTAAAAACGGTCAAAAAGCCTCGAATATTGTATAG
- a CDS encoding PilZ domain-containing protein: MSEQRKYERKEYFAEASLEFSSGNYQARIGEISLGGCYVDSIASVVEGEPISLTITIGQGDSQRFTGEIAYLLPGFGFGVRFLDLTEEKTNFLRRIIG, encoded by the coding sequence ATGTCCGAACAAAGAAAATACGAACGTAAAGAATATTTTGCCGAAGCTTCGTTAGAGTTTTCCTCCGGAAATTATCAGGCCCGCATTGGTGAGATCAGCCTCGGCGGCTGCTACGTCGATTCGATCGCAAGTGTCGTAGAAGGCGAGCCAATATCGCTTACAATTACGATCGGACAGGGTGATTCACAGCGGTTTACCGGCGAAATTGCATACCTTTTACCGGGGTTTGGTTTCGGCGTTCGCTTTTTAGATCTCACCGAAGAAAAAACGAACTTTCTCCGTCGGATCATCGGCTAA
- a CDS encoding M23 family metallopeptidase gives MQKNDKSYAFLLSHSSKSRIYIKRIAISKRYAHFGSVSVFLFLCCTVLGAGIGSLIETPVLAEAFARTSLLTRVAAETVVRTPKPDPAEPAAGGDYALNSGGPANNEQPLSGDPEIDSEVLAIRNNADPDFLPTMWAHLGKINNEFGFRRNPFGGRAYEFHPGMDIDGERGDVIVAPANGTVISAGYKGGYGNLVEIDHGNGLTTRYGHMSKIEAEVGQTITRGTTIGQVGSTGRSTGPHLHFEVRLNDKPINPRLFLPAEPVDLNAIER, from the coding sequence ATGCAGAAAAACGACAAGTCATACGCTTTTCTTTTATCGCATTCATCAAAATCGAGAATTTATATTAAACGGATCGCAATCTCGAAACGCTATGCGCATTTCGGTTCGGTCAGTGTCTTTTTATTTCTTTGTTGTACAGTTTTAGGTGCCGGGATCGGAAGTCTCATCGAAACGCCTGTGTTAGCAGAGGCATTTGCAAGGACTTCCCTGCTTACTCGAGTCGCAGCCGAAACAGTCGTTAGGACTCCAAAGCCCGATCCGGCTGAACCCGCTGCGGGAGGCGATTACGCTCTGAACAGCGGCGGCCCGGCAAATAACGAGCAGCCTCTCAGCGGTGATCCCGAGATCGACAGCGAAGTGCTTGCGATCCGCAACAATGCAGATCCAGACTTTCTGCCGACAATGTGGGCGCATTTAGGTAAGATCAACAACGAATTCGGCTTTCGACGTAATCCTTTCGGCGGACGAGCCTATGAGTTTCATCCCGGAATGGACATTGACGGCGAACGCGGCGATGTAATAGTTGCGCCGGCAAATGGAACAGTCATTTCCGCTGGTTACAAAGGCGGTTACGGCAACCTCGTCGAGATCGATCACGGCAACGGCCTCACAACACGTTACGGCCATATGTCGAAGATCGAAGCCGAGGTCGGCCAGACGATCACGCGAGGCACAACGATCGGTCAAGTTGGTTCTACAGGCCGTTCAACCGGCCCTCACCTTCATTTTGAAGTCCGTCTCAACGACAAGCCGATCAATCCACGCCTATTCCTTCCGGCTGAACCAGTCGACCTCAACGCCATTGAGCGTTAA
- a CDS encoding sigma-70 family RNA polymerase sigma factor, with protein sequence MEALKAVTEINGAELVRRARAGDGAAWEDIVSAYSRRIFNLAYRFTSSVDAAEDLTQDVFIRIYKTLEQFDAKQGDLSNWLMRLARNLIIDDYRHRQRNPQNSMADAVDDHSYHLRAAGTSAHKEMERKELASQVQEGIDKLPEDLRTCVILRDIEELTYQEIVDVLQIPEGTVKSRINRGRIELAKILRRMRVVTI encoded by the coding sequence TTGGAAGCATTAAAGGCTGTGACCGAAATAAATGGTGCGGAACTCGTCAGGCGTGCTCGGGCAGGGGACGGCGCGGCGTGGGAAGATATTGTCTCGGCTTATTCTCGCCGGATATTCAATCTTGCCTACCGTTTTACATCGAGCGTTGACGCAGCAGAAGACCTCACACAGGATGTTTTCATCCGCATTTATAAGACGCTTGAGCAATTCGACGCGAAACAAGGCGATCTTTCGAATTGGCTGATGCGGCTCGCCCGAAATTTGATAATTGACGATTACCGGCACCGCCAACGGAATCCGCAGAATTCGATGGCCGACGCGGTTGACGATCATTCCTACCATTTGCGTGCAGCCGGGACTTCGGCCCACAAGGAGATGGAGCGAAAAGAACTCGCTTCGCAGGTGCAGGAAGGCATAGATAAATTGCCTGAAGATCTGAGAACATGCGTCATTTTGCGTGACATCGAGGAATTGACGTATCAGGAGATCGTTGACGTGTTACAGATCCCTGAGGGAACCGTCAAATCACGTATCAATCGCGGGAGAATTGAGCTCGCGAAGATATTGAGACGGATGAGGGTTGTGACTATATAA
- a CDS encoding S46 family peptidase — translation MTLKNNRLFSLAILIAICLSNFTFVFAYDEGMYTPDQIAGMADTLKKKGLKLKPSEVYNPAGGGITDAIVRLDSGCSAEFVSPDGLILTNHHCGFDALVAASSPERDLVETGFNAGSRAGEFQAKDGEKPFSITLTQRVEDVTAKIKAGTENLSGKELSDAIKKNTDALKAAEEAKAPKGSKIVIQAISSGFFYYLYQTAEIKDIRMVYAPPRNIGVFGGDPDNFEWTRHTGDFTFLRAYVAPDGSPAEYSPNNVPYKPKKYLAANIGGLKENDFVFVLGFPGGTTRYRESQSIQFARDANFPFLGSWLRAVGDTLRLVGQSDEEKRIALQGEVASYDNSRKVFEGGAIRLRNSNVVQQRQAEEARMAAWIAADPARQQKYGTLLADLKTLSDESNATAKRDVMMRRFPDPISGVVLGQIVAAVTATQPPAKMLTDTERAAKLEQIKEAYKKREPVFELEMLKFFLKSFADLPEGQKFAPAEALFGSLKGSARRQAEAKFADTIVNGEYASAERTAGLYGPRTMDYLPEREAILTFARGVAAEKAALGVRGAKFGGSIDRLRVLYMQALKEMRGTTTMYPDANFTMRFTYGHVKGYSPREAEYRSPFTTVKGMIEKNTGEKPFDAPQKLIDLQNSMDFGRYGENNTVVLNFLSTTDIIGGNSGSPILNAKGEQVGICFDGNFEGLGNDFYYDYNANRTISVDIRYVLFVTEKFGGAKWVVDEMKLVGKK, via the coding sequence ATGACACTTAAAAATAACCGTTTGTTTTCTTTGGCAATATTGATCGCAATATGTCTTTCCAATTTCACTTTTGTCTTTGCCTATGACGAAGGCATGTACACGCCGGATCAGATCGCCGGAATGGCAGACACTCTTAAAAAGAAGGGTCTCAAGCTTAAACCTAGCGAAGTTTACAATCCGGCAGGCGGCGGAATAACCGACGCCATAGTGCGTTTGGACAGCGGATGCTCGGCTGAGTTTGTTTCGCCTGACGGATTGATACTGACCAACCATCATTGTGGATTCGACGCACTTGTGGCGGCTTCGTCGCCGGAAAGAGATCTCGTAGAAACAGGTTTTAATGCCGGAAGCCGCGCGGGTGAATTCCAAGCGAAAGACGGCGAAAAGCCTTTCTCGATCACGCTAACGCAGCGCGTCGAGGACGTGACAGCAAAGATCAAAGCCGGTACAGAAAACCTGTCTGGCAAAGAGCTTTCGGACGCGATCAAAAAGAACACAGATGCACTCAAGGCTGCCGAAGAAGCAAAGGCACCTAAAGGCTCCAAAATTGTCATTCAGGCGATCTCGAGCGGTTTCTTTTACTATCTTTACCAGACAGCGGAGATCAAAGATATTCGAATGGTTTACGCTCCGCCTCGCAACATTGGCGTCTTTGGCGGCGACCCGGACAATTTTGAATGGACACGTCACACTGGCGATTTCACGTTCCTGAGAGCTTATGTCGCACCGGACGGTTCACCTGCCGAGTATTCGCCGAATAACGTTCCTTATAAGCCGAAGAAATATCTTGCCGCGAACATTGGCGGTTTGAAAGAGAACGATTTTGTATTCGTGCTCGGTTTCCCGGGCGGAACGACACGTTACCGCGAAAGTCAGTCGATCCAGTTCGCTCGCGATGCCAACTTCCCTTTCCTTGGAAGCTGGCTACGGGCTGTTGGCGATACGCTCCGACTGGTCGGACAAAGTGATGAAGAAAAACGCATTGCTCTACAGGGCGAAGTTGCAAGCTATGACAATTCGCGAAAGGTTTTCGAAGGCGGAGCCATAAGGCTCAGGAATTCGAATGTTGTCCAGCAGCGTCAGGCTGAAGAAGCAAGAATGGCAGCCTGGATCGCCGCCGATCCGGCACGTCAGCAAAAATACGGTACGCTTTTAGCCGATCTCAAAACTCTGTCCGACGAGTCGAATGCAACAGCAAAACGTGACGTCATGATGCGTCGTTTCCCTGATCCGATCTCGGGAGTGGTCTTGGGTCAGATCGTCGCCGCAGTTACCGCTACGCAGCCTCCGGCAAAAATGCTGACCGACACCGAAAGAGCGGCAAAGCTGGAGCAGATCAAGGAAGCTTACAAAAAACGTGAACCTGTCTTTGAGCTTGAGATGCTCAAGTTCTTCCTCAAATCGTTTGCCGATCTGCCGGAAGGGCAGAAGTTCGCACCGGCTGAAGCCCTCTTTGGCTCGTTAAAAGGCTCTGCCCGCCGTCAGGCTGAGGCAAAGTTTGCCGATACGATCGTCAATGGCGAATATGCGTCCGCCGAAAGAACCGCAGGGCTTTACGGGCCGCGAACTATGGATTACCTGCCGGAACGTGAGGCCATTCTCACCTTCGCCAGAGGCGTTGCGGCGGAAAAGGCTGCTCTCGGTGTTCGTGGAGCCAAGTTCGGCGGCAGCATTGACCGTCTTCGCGTGCTCTACATGCAGGCATTGAAGGAAATGCGCGGCACTACGACGATGTATCCGGACGCGAACTTCACAATGCGTTTCACATACGGCCACGTTAAAGGCTACTCGCCGCGAGAAGCCGAATATCGCTCGCCGTTCACGACCGTCAAGGGCATGATCGAGAAGAATACAGGTGAAAAGCCGTTCGACGCACCGCAAAAGCTGATCGATCTGCAAAACTCGATGGATTTCGGCCGATATGGTGAAAACAACACCGTCGTGCTGAACTTCCTATCGACCACCGACATCATCGGCGGCAACAGCGGCTCGCCCATCCTCAACGCCAAAGGCGAACAGGTCGGCATCTGCTTCGACGGCAACTTCGAAGGCCTAGGCAACGATTTCTACTACGATTACAATGCAAATCGAACGATCTCGGTCGATATTCGATACGTCCTCTTCGTCACCGAAAAATTCGGCGGAGCGAAGTGGGTCGTAGATGAAATGAAACTCGTAGGCAAGAAGTAG
- the lon gene encoding endopeptidase La, with protein sequence MVEIEEFPISLETDVIEPMVQIPAELPVLPLRDIVIYPFMIVPLFVSRDRSIKAVETALGQDRMILLVSQKDVNKEEPEQDDLYTVGTVAIIMRMLKLPDGRIRILIQGLSRCRVDSVIGSGDYVKAGVTPISEPLAPENSLEVEALVRNVRGSMERAASLGKNISPEVLAIIANLDDAGRLADLSASNLELKVEDAQSVLDIENPVPRLRRVNDLLSKEIDVLTVQQEINTQARADIDRSQREYFLRQQLKAIQSELGEGNELFEEIEQYRDKILKAKMPENGEEESLRQLKKLERMHPDTAETATLRNWLDIMTDLPWSKTSKDNLNLKKAEKILDDDHYGLERVKERIVESLAVRKLREKPKGSILCLVGPPGVGKTSLGRSVARALNRKFIRLSLGGLHDEAEIRGHRRTYVGAMPGRIIQAIQQAGTNNPLIMLDEIDKVGADFRGDPSSALLEVLDPEQNSTFRDNYLGITFDLSNVMFMTTANVLDTIQPALRDRMEIISLSGYTEEEKAEIARRHLIPKQIEENGLEKNDVKFDRKAVAKIISEYTQEAGLRQLEREIGKVCRKVARNKAEREGGFKPMQITRDNLKDFLRVSRIFNEGALKKDQIGIVTGLAWTAVGGDILFIEALKTKGKGKLLLTGQLGEVMQESAQAAFSYAKARSKELGIDETVLENFDIHIHLPEGAIPKDGPSAGITMATALVSVLAQRPVRKDVAMTGEITLRGNVLPVGGVKEKLLAARRAKIKTVILPAPNERDLEDLPQEVRDDLTFIFVENVQQVFEVALKASILPAEGQKAKASKAS encoded by the coding sequence ATGGTTGAGATCGAAGAATTTCCTATCTCTCTTGAGACAGATGTTATCGAGCCCATGGTGCAGATACCGGCGGAACTGCCGGTTCTGCCGCTGCGCGACATTGTTATTTATCCTTTCATGATCGTCCCGCTTTTTGTCTCGCGTGACAGGTCTATAAAAGCGGTCGAAACTGCTTTAGGCCAGGACAGGATGATCCTGCTCGTGTCGCAAAAAGACGTAAATAAAGAAGAACCGGAACAGGACGATCTATACACCGTCGGCACCGTTGCCATCATCATGCGAATGCTCAAATTGCCGGACGGCCGTATTCGCATTCTGATACAAGGCCTCTCGCGATGCCGCGTAGATTCGGTAATAGGCAGCGGCGATTATGTTAAGGCCGGAGTAACGCCGATATCAGAACCTCTTGCACCAGAAAATTCGCTTGAGGTCGAGGCTCTTGTGCGTAATGTTCGCGGTTCAATGGAACGTGCCGCGAGCCTCGGAAAAAACATCTCTCCTGAGGTTTTAGCGATCATCGCCAATCTTGATGACGCCGGACGTTTGGCCGATCTTTCTGCGTCGAATCTCGAACTCAAAGTCGAAGACGCGCAGAGCGTGCTCGATATTGAAAATCCTGTGCCTCGGTTGAGACGCGTGAATGACCTTCTGAGCAAAGAGATCGATGTACTCACGGTTCAGCAGGAGATAAACACACAGGCGCGTGCCGATATTGACCGGTCACAGCGGGAGTATTTCCTGCGGCAACAGTTGAAGGCCATACAATCTGAACTGGGTGAGGGAAATGAACTTTTCGAGGAGATCGAACAGTATCGCGACAAGATCTTAAAGGCGAAAATGCCCGAAAATGGAGAGGAAGAATCGCTCAGACAATTGAAAAAACTTGAGCGTATGCATCCCGACACAGCCGAAACCGCTACGCTCAGAAATTGGCTGGATATAATGACCGATCTTCCATGGTCAAAAACCTCAAAAGATAATCTCAACCTGAAAAAGGCCGAAAAAATTCTCGATGACGACCATTACGGCCTTGAGCGTGTAAAAGAAAGGATCGTCGAATCGCTTGCCGTAAGAAAGCTTCGCGAAAAGCCAAAAGGCTCGATCCTATGTCTCGTCGGCCCGCCCGGAGTAGGCAAAACGTCACTTGGCCGTTCGGTAGCACGAGCATTGAATCGTAAATTTATCCGATTGTCGCTTGGTGGTTTGCATGATGAAGCCGAGATTCGCGGACATCGACGAACTTATGTCGGAGCAATGCCCGGCCGCATCATACAAGCAATTCAGCAAGCGGGAACGAACAATCCTTTGATAATGCTCGACGAGATCGACAAGGTCGGAGCGGATTTTCGCGGCGACCCATCGAGCGCTTTGCTCGAAGTGCTTGATCCCGAGCAGAATTCGACATTTCGCGACAACTATCTTGGCATCACCTTTGATCTTTCAAACGTGATGTTTATGACCACTGCCAACGTGCTGGATACGATCCAACCTGCTTTGCGCGATAGGATGGAGATCATTTCGCTTTCAGGCTACACCGAGGAAGAAAAGGCCGAGATCGCCAGGCGTCATCTGATCCCGAAACAGATCGAAGAGAACGGTTTGGAAAAGAACGACGTCAAATTTGACCGCAAGGCCGTAGCAAAGATCATCTCCGAATACACGCAGGAAGCCGGCCTAAGGCAGCTTGAGCGTGAGATCGGCAAAGTTTGCCGCAAAGTCGCCCGAAACAAGGCAGAGCGCGAAGGCGGCTTCAAGCCGATGCAGATCACGCGAGACAATCTTAAGGATTTTCTGCGTGTGTCGCGAATCTTTAACGAAGGTGCATTGAAGAAGGATCAGATCGGTATCGTTACGGGCCTCGCTTGGACAGCCGTCGGCGGCGACATCTTGTTTATTGAAGCATTAAAAACAAAAGGCAAGGGCAAACTCTTGCTCACCGGCCAGCTTGGCGAAGTGATGCAAGAGTCTGCTCAAGCAGCGTTCTCGTATGCAAAGGCACGTTCAAAAGAGCTTGGGATAGACGAAACTGTGCTTGAGAATTTTGACATCCATATCCATTTGCCCGAAGGAGCAATACCGAAGGACGGCCCAAGCGCAGGTATTACGATGGCGACGGCACTTGTGTCCGTTTTGGCCCAGCGTCCTGTTCGCAAGGATGTGGCGATGACGGGCGAGATCACTTTGCGTGGCAACGTGCTTCCGGTAGGCGGCGTCAAAGAAAAACTGTTAGCGGCACGGCGGGCAAAGATCAAGACGGTCATCCTCCCGGCGCCGAACGAACGTGATCTGGAAGACCTTCCACAGGAAGTTCGCGACGATTTGACGTTTATATTTGTCGAAAACGTGCAACAGGTGTTCGAAGTTGCACTAAAGGCGAGCATTTTGCCCGCTGAGGGCCAGAAAGCCAAGGCGTCAAAGGCGTCTTAA